A section of the Phycisphaerae bacterium genome encodes:
- a CDS encoding LOG family protein, with amino-acid sequence MADTHSRSLKTTGHPERQRAIEAFLKQFADSPDQDLLADMMVTICRLAADGTGRGELKLLNSAVKELRYAFKIFAPYAQIRKVTIFGSSRTPPDHPEYLQADRFARGMRENDWMVITGAGDGIMRAGHDGAGRDASFGVAIRLPFEQKTNPVIADDAKLVNFKYFFTRKLVFMKEASAVVLFPGGFGTQDEGFEALTLVQTGKSAPIPIVMIDAPGGFYWQHWRTYVAAELLRTNMISPEDMNLFKLTDDAGTAVQEIIQFYRRYHSSRYVNDLFVMRLNSPLSADALERLNDTFSGIMTGGRIEQHAGPIEGENDELPDKARLALAFDRKSVGRLRLLINEVNRA; translated from the coding sequence ATGGCGGACACGCATAGTCGATCATTGAAGACGACCGGTCATCCCGAACGGCAGCGGGCGATCGAGGCGTTTCTCAAGCAGTTCGCGGACAGTCCGGACCAGGATCTTCTCGCCGACATGATGGTGACGATATGCCGGCTTGCGGCGGACGGCACGGGGCGCGGCGAGTTGAAGTTGCTGAACAGTGCGGTCAAGGAGCTGCGTTATGCGTTCAAGATCTTTGCCCCGTACGCTCAGATCCGCAAGGTGACGATTTTCGGTTCGAGCCGCACGCCGCCGGATCATCCTGAGTACCTCCAGGCGGACAGATTTGCGCGCGGGATGCGGGAGAACGACTGGATGGTGATTACCGGTGCGGGGGATGGCATCATGCGTGCCGGCCACGACGGGGCCGGTCGGGATGCCAGTTTCGGGGTAGCCATTCGCCTGCCGTTTGAGCAGAAGACCAACCCGGTGATCGCCGACGATGCCAAGCTGGTGAACTTCAAGTACTTTTTCACTCGCAAGCTGGTGTTCATGAAAGAGGCTTCCGCCGTCGTCTTGTTTCCTGGCGGATTCGGCACGCAGGACGAGGGCTTCGAGGCTTTGACGCTGGTCCAGACCGGCAAGAGCGCACCGATTCCGATCGTCATGATCGATGCCCCGGGTGGCTTCTACTGGCAGCACTGGCGGACGTATGTGGCCGCGGAGCTGTTGCGCACCAACATGATTTCACCCGAGGATATGAACCTGTTCAAGCTGACCGACGATGCGGGCACGGCGGTGCAGGAGATCATCCAGTTCTACCGGCGTTACCATTCATCGCGGTACGTCAACGACCTCTTCGTGATGCGTTTGAACTCGCCTTTGTCCGCGGACGCTCTTGAGCGGCTCAATGACACCTTCAGCGGGATCATGACGGGCGGCCGGATCGAGCAGCATGCTGGCCCGATCGAAGGCGAAAACGACGAGTTGCCGGACAAAGCCCGGCTTGCGCTGGCGTTTGACCGCAAAAGCGTGGGCCGGTTGCGGCTGCTGATCAACGAGGTCAACAGGGCCTGA
- a CDS encoding RidA family protein — protein MGNVNERLRELGLTLPEAPKPVGSYVPCVRAGDLVFVSGQLPTRAGTLVARGKVGTAVTIEEAAEGAKVAALNGLAQIAAALGGLDNMVRIVRLGVFVNSGPGFTDQAKVANGASDFLVAVFGEAGRHVRAAVGAAELPLDAAVEIELIAQVRG, from the coding sequence GTGGGCAACGTCAACGAGCGATTGAGGGAACTGGGACTGACTTTGCCTGAGGCTCCCAAGCCGGTGGGCTCCTATGTTCCCTGCGTGCGAGCCGGCGATCTGGTTTTCGTCAGTGGGCAGCTCCCGACGCGAGCGGGCACTTTGGTTGCCCGAGGCAAAGTGGGCACGGCCGTGACCATCGAGGAGGCGGCGGAAGGAGCCAAGGTTGCCGCACTGAACGGGCTGGCTCAGATTGCGGCCGCCCTGGGTGGGCTGGACAACATGGTTCGCATCGTTCGGCTCGGTGTATTCGTGAACAGCGGGCCGGGCTTCACTGATCAGGCGAAGGTTGCCAACGGAGCGAGCGACTTCCTGGTGGCGGTTTTCGGCGAGGCCGGTCGGCATGTCCGGGCCGCGGTCGGGGCCGCCGAGCTTCCCCTCGATGCGGCGGTGGAGATTGAACTGATCGCACAAGTGCGGGGATAA
- a CDS encoding segregation/condensation protein A: MEDYRVQLDTYSGPMDLLLYLIRREEVDIYDIPIARILEQYLEYVRVLEVLDPEAVGEFLVLAATLMEIKSRMLLPRVLPEEAEGDEALDPRADLVRQLLAYRCFRDAAGALSQRAEFHARRFGRPPVELPGEEQQVDIEDVQVWDLLAAFNKLMTSVGSQRTFHEVKYDDTPIALHAVDIADRLLREGKSLYFEQIFEGRTRSEMIGLFLALLELIRQKRVRIEQNDRFGPILVHLVDATPITDPDRLVEQEESSAGGGGGQEGGEASFADAGLAVEAGDGNVPAPGLADEEEDQDEFARRIQAIEIGEVKLGRADDVEEPDEESEGDEPQAEL; encoded by the coding sequence ATGGAGGACTACCGAGTACAACTGGACACCTACAGCGGCCCGATGGATCTGCTCCTGTATCTCATTCGCCGCGAAGAGGTGGACATCTACGATATTCCGATTGCGCGGATCTTGGAGCAGTACCTGGAGTACGTACGGGTCCTGGAGGTCCTGGACCCGGAGGCCGTGGGGGAGTTTCTGGTCTTGGCGGCGACGCTGATGGAGATCAAGTCGCGGATGCTGCTGCCGCGGGTATTGCCCGAGGAGGCTGAGGGCGACGAGGCGCTGGATCCGCGGGCCGATCTGGTCAGGCAGTTGCTGGCCTATCGTTGTTTCCGTGATGCGGCGGGTGCCCTGTCGCAGCGGGCGGAGTTCCATGCCCGGCGATTCGGTCGGCCGCCGGTCGAGTTGCCTGGCGAGGAGCAGCAGGTTGACATTGAGGACGTTCAGGTCTGGGACCTGCTGGCGGCCTTCAACAAGCTGATGACCTCGGTTGGCAGTCAACGGACGTTCCACGAGGTCAAGTACGACGATACGCCGATTGCGCTTCACGCGGTGGACATCGCCGATCGACTGTTGCGGGAAGGGAAGTCGCTTTATTTCGAGCAGATCTTCGAGGGCCGTACGCGAAGCGAGATGATCGGCTTGTTCCTAGCTCTGCTCGAGCTGATCCGGCAGAAGCGGGTGCGAATCGAACAGAATGACCGGTTTGGGCCGATCCTGGTTCACCTCGTGGACGCGACGCCGATCACCGATCCGGACCGCCTGGTTGAGCAGGAGGAGAGCTCAGCGGGTGGCGGGGGCGGGCAGGAAGGTGGAGAGGCGTCCTTTGCGGATGCAGGGCTGGCGGTCGAGGCAGGCGACGGGAACGTCCCCGCCCCGGGCCTGGCGGATGAGGAAGAAGATCAGGACGAGTTCGCTCGTCGGATTCAGGCGATTGAGATCGGCGAGGTGAAGCTGGGGCGGGCCGACGATGTGGAAGAGCCGGACGAGGAATCCGAGGGTGATGAACCCCAGGCCGAGCTGTGA
- a CDS encoding ABC transporter ATP-binding protein, with the protein MPVLRLSNIGFRRGERQILSSVSWTIEPGQHWALLGANGSGKTTLLKIVTGYEWVSEGSVEALGQLFGECDLRTLRKSIGWVSSALVHTFPGRDTAESVVLSGLEASIGLYRDFTAEESNRARHTLALMGAEHLAEQPYELMSQGEQQRVLIARALVNQPTLLILDEPCAGLDPAARNHFLFDVGQLAQRPQAPTLIVVTHHIEEIHPWITHVLVLKEGRVLATGPKETVLTSAHLSTAFSFDCHVRQDGRLFYLAGPA; encoded by the coding sequence ATGCCAGTCCTGAGACTCAGTAACATCGGCTTCCGTCGCGGCGAGCGGCAAATCCTCTCCAGCGTCTCCTGGACGATCGAGCCCGGCCAGCACTGGGCCCTGTTGGGCGCGAACGGCTCCGGTAAAACCACCCTCCTCAAGATCGTCACCGGCTACGAATGGGTCAGCGAGGGCTCCGTCGAGGCCCTCGGGCAGCTCTTCGGCGAATGCGATCTCCGCACCCTTCGCAAGTCCATTGGATGGGTCAGCTCGGCCCTGGTCCACACCTTCCCAGGCAGAGACACCGCCGAAAGCGTGGTTCTCTCCGGTCTGGAAGCATCGATCGGACTGTACCGGGATTTCACCGCGGAGGAATCCAACCGGGCCCGCCATACCCTCGCCCTCATGGGCGCCGAGCACCTGGCCGAACAGCCCTACGAACTGATGTCACAAGGCGAGCAACAGCGGGTCCTCATCGCTCGAGCCCTGGTCAACCAGCCCACCCTGCTGATCCTCGACGAGCCCTGCGCCGGCCTCGACCCGGCCGCCCGCAACCACTTCCTGTTCGATGTCGGCCAGCTCGCCCAGCGTCCTCAGGCCCCTACCCTGATCGTCGTCACCCACCACATCGAGGAGATCCACCCCTGGATCACCCATGTGCTCGTCCTCAAGGAGGGCCGGGTCCTCGCCACCGGGCCGAAAGAGACCGTCCTCACCTCCGCTCATCTCTCCACAGCCTTCAGCTTCGATTGCCATGTCCGCCAGGACGGGAGACTGTTCTACCTTGCCGGGCCGGCGTAA
- a CDS encoding PEP-CTERM sorting domain-containing protein (PEP-CTERM proteins occur, often in large numbers, in the proteomes of bacteria that also encode an exosortase, a predicted intramembrane cysteine proteinase. The presence of a PEP-CTERM domain at a protein's C-terminus predicts cleavage within the sorting domain, followed by covalent anchoring to some some component of the (usually Gram-negative) cell surface. Many PEP-CTERM proteins exhibit an unusual sequence composition that includes large numbers of potential glycosylation sites. Expression of one such protein has been shown restore the ability of a bacterium to form floc, a type of biofilm.) codes for MRRLSLVIWAGVLFVASAESRGGDRLFATHCSIWGSSKITELDPQTGAVLNSYAPPASPNQNAGLAFDGSHLYYLPGPSAVYSTVYKLNPDTGAVVGQYHLPDNPYRSGLATMGDCLYTNDWRSSHNDIEVYDLATGAFVRAIDFHKANPAESNLMIDADLGEFGPRNRLLAIAHPVGSFAQTQILGLDPLTGVIRDRFSMEDADAVYAAKGLAAIGEETYVSLHVSRDYKQVIVYGRDGTEHRRFGIAGSTGIQALASTHAVPEPASVMALAAGLVMLWGRRRR; via the coding sequence ATGCGAAGGCTCAGTCTCGTCATATGGGCGGGGGTTTTGTTCGTTGCCTCGGCGGAGAGCCGCGGGGGCGACCGTCTCTTCGCCACGCATTGCAGCATCTGGGGTTCTTCGAAGATCACAGAGCTCGATCCGCAGACCGGTGCGGTGTTGAACTCCTATGCCCCTCCCGCCTCGCCGAACCAGAACGCCGGGCTGGCCTTTGATGGGAGCCATCTGTATTACTTGCCCGGTCCCTCGGCTGTGTACAGCACGGTCTACAAGCTGAACCCGGACACCGGCGCCGTCGTCGGCCAGTACCATCTGCCCGACAATCCCTATCGCTCCGGCCTGGCGACGATGGGCGACTGTCTTTACACCAACGATTGGCGTTCGAGTCACAACGACATCGAGGTGTACGATCTGGCAACCGGGGCCTTTGTGCGGGCGATTGATTTCCACAAGGCCAATCCCGCCGAGTCGAACCTCATGATCGACGCCGACTTGGGCGAGTTCGGGCCCAGGAATCGGCTGCTGGCCATTGCCCACCCCGTCGGTTCTTTCGCTCAGACCCAGATTCTCGGACTTGATCCTCTGACAGGCGTCATTCGAGATCGATTCAGCATGGAGGATGCCGATGCCGTCTATGCCGCAAAGGGGCTGGCCGCGATCGGCGAGGAGACCTACGTCAGCCTTCACGTGTCGCGGGACTACAAGCAGGTCATTGTCTATGGGCGTGACGGCACGGAGCACCGCCGCTTCGGCATCGCCGGCTCCACCGGCATCCAGGCCTTGGCCTCGACCCATGCCGTGCCCGAGCCGGCCTCGGTGATGGCTCTCGCCGCCGGGCTGGTCATGCTATGGGGAAGGCGAAGGCGGTGA
- a CDS encoding helix-turn-helix transcriptional regulator: MATIFTLPGSHFSRASVKRAIALTMAVQERRIEPLGVITRQSTDVLRIDDPDVAAAVSFIRERACGGLRVEQVLRHIAVSRSLLERGFRRYLGRSPQAEIRLVRLKRVKQLLAETDLSLAAIARLAGFVHPEYMSVLFKRLTGQTPCGYRRQATTESAKNLKKNTQGLNSLLGPG; the protein is encoded by the coding sequence ATGGCCACGATCTTCACCTTACCGGGTTCCCACTTCAGCAGGGCGTCGGTGAAGAGGGCGATCGCGCTGACCATGGCCGTTCAGGAGCGACGGATCGAGCCTCTTGGGGTTATCACTCGCCAGTCGACCGACGTATTGCGGATTGACGATCCGGACGTGGCGGCCGCAGTGAGTTTCATTCGCGAGCGGGCCTGCGGTGGTCTGCGGGTTGAGCAGGTTCTGCGGCACATTGCGGTTTCTCGAAGCCTGCTGGAACGGGGGTTCCGAAGGTACCTTGGCCGGTCGCCCCAGGCGGAGATCCGGCTCGTCCGGCTAAAGCGGGTGAAGCAACTGCTGGCCGAGACGGATCTCTCCCTGGCGGCGATCGCACGACTCGCCGGTTTCGTGCATCCGGAGTATATGAGTGTGCTTTTCAAGCGACTGACGGGCCAGACGCCGTGTGGCTATCGCCGCCAAGCGACGACGGAGAGCGCAAAGAATCTCAAGAAGAATACGCAGGGGCTCAATTCCTTGTTGGGTCCGGGCTGA
- a CDS encoding radical SAM protein, which produces MAPPMSSVRTGRVFDIREFTIHDGPGIRTTVFLKSCPLRCTWCHNPEGLSPEPQVLRSPAGEREVGQMYRSTDLAERLNRQAPVLRDHGGVTFSGGEPLAQAAFVAEVIDALDRLHVVLDTSGYANREDFRLVAARCNLVLFDLKLIDGARHARWTGAGNEVILDNLRILSGMGIPYIIRVPLVPGVTDTEDNLSSIARHVSGLPGLLRAELLPYNRAAGGKYAACGMRFCPGFDESQEPRSTTACFEAAGVEARVL; this is translated from the coding sequence ATGGCTCCGCCAATGAGCAGCGTACGCACCGGCAGGGTGTTCGACATCCGGGAGTTCACCATCCATGATGGCCCGGGCATTCGCACCACCGTCTTCCTCAAGAGCTGCCCGCTACGGTGCACGTGGTGCCACAACCCCGAGGGGCTCTCCCCCGAACCGCAGGTGCTGCGCAGCCCGGCCGGAGAGCGCGAAGTGGGCCAGATGTACCGCTCGACCGATCTCGCGGAACGGCTCAACCGCCAGGCACCGGTGCTCCGCGATCACGGCGGCGTGACGTTCTCCGGAGGCGAGCCGCTGGCTCAGGCCGCATTCGTCGCCGAGGTCATCGACGCACTCGATCGGCTTCATGTCGTCCTGGACACGTCCGGTTACGCGAACCGAGAGGATTTCCGCCTCGTGGCCGCCAGGTGCAATCTGGTCCTTTTCGACCTGAAGCTGATCGATGGCGCCCGACATGCCCGCTGGACCGGCGCCGGCAACGAAGTCATTCTCGACAACCTCCGGATCTTGAGCGGCATGGGCATTCCGTACATCATCCGCGTCCCCCTGGTCCCCGGCGTGACCGACACGGAAGATAACCTGTCCAGCATTGCCCGACACGTCAGCGGATTGCCCGGACTCCTCCGCGCGGAACTGCTTCCCTATAACCGGGCTGCGGGTGGCAAGTACGCCGCATGCGGCATGCGGTTCTGTCCCGGGTTCGACGAGTCTCAGGAACCCAGGTCCACCACCGCGTGCTTCGAGGCCGCAGGCGTCGAGGCGCGAGTCCTGTAG
- the bioA gene encoding adenosylmethionine--8-amino-7-oxononanoate transaminase: MAKAGDPRPLSQQDKHRLIDWDRRFVWHPFTQHSLWNAVDPLVIIAADGDYVIDTDGNRYLDGHSSLWCNIHGHRRAEIDRAIIEQVGRVAHSTQLGLASPPAIELAKRLVDIAPIGLTKVFYSDDGSTSLEVACKLAFAYWQHRDRPERRLFIALKEAYHGDTIGSVSLGGIDLFHRAYQPLLFQTLFAPSPYCYRCPLGRSHETCGLACADVVGTMLEEYPGQVAAVVIEPLVQCAGGIITAPPGFLTQIHNLCRKHGTLLIADEVATGFGRTGRMFAVQHEQVTPDLMCLSKGLTGGYLPLGATLATEEIYQTFLGPIDSGRTFYHGHTFTGNPLGCAAALASLNLFESDETLQRLKLRIACIASHLARLADNPHVGDVRQRGMIAGVELVRDKTTRESYPYGLQVGAHVCLHARQYGVILRPLADTIVILPPLAISLPNLEHLLLTIERCIDETVPRIRNGARPDGPGSDGLE; encoded by the coding sequence ATGGCCAAGGCCGGAGATCCACGTCCACTCTCCCAACAGGACAAACATCGTCTCATCGACTGGGACCGACGGTTTGTCTGGCATCCGTTCACCCAGCACAGCCTCTGGAATGCCGTGGACCCGCTCGTCATCATCGCAGCCGACGGAGATTACGTCATCGATACCGACGGGAACCGCTACCTCGACGGACACTCGAGCCTGTGGTGCAACATCCACGGGCACCGTCGGGCGGAGATCGACCGGGCCATCATCGAGCAGGTGGGCAGGGTCGCCCATTCCACCCAGCTAGGCCTCGCATCCCCACCGGCCATCGAACTCGCCAAACGCCTCGTGGACATCGCTCCGATAGGACTCACCAAGGTCTTCTACTCCGATGACGGCTCCACCAGCCTGGAGGTCGCCTGCAAGCTCGCCTTCGCCTACTGGCAGCATCGTGACCGGCCGGAACGCCGGCTGTTCATCGCCCTGAAAGAGGCTTATCACGGCGACACCATCGGCTCGGTGAGCCTGGGCGGCATCGACCTGTTCCACCGCGCCTACCAACCCCTGCTGTTCCAGACCCTCTTCGCCCCCTCACCCTACTGCTACCGCTGTCCACTGGGCAGGTCGCACGAGACCTGCGGCTTGGCTTGTGCCGACGTCGTGGGGACCATGCTGGAGGAGTATCCCGGCCAGGTCGCGGCCGTGGTGATCGAGCCGCTCGTCCAGTGCGCCGGCGGCATCATCACCGCGCCGCCAGGCTTCCTCACCCAGATCCACAACCTGTGCCGCAAGCACGGCACTCTACTGATCGCCGATGAAGTGGCCACCGGCTTTGGCCGGACAGGCCGCATGTTCGCCGTGCAACATGAGCAGGTGACCCCGGACTTGATGTGCCTGTCCAAGGGACTCACCGGTGGCTACCTGCCCCTGGGCGCAACGCTGGCGACCGAGGAGATCTACCAGACCTTTCTCGGCCCCATCGACTCGGGCCGGACCTTCTACCACGGACACACGTTCACGGGTAACCCCCTGGGCTGCGCCGCCGCTCTGGCCTCGCTGAACCTCTTCGAATCCGATGAAACGCTGCAGCGACTCAAACTCAGGATCGCCTGCATCGCCTCACACCTGGCCCGGCTGGCAGACAACCCGCATGTCGGCGACGTCCGCCAGCGCGGCATGATCGCCGGCGTGGAACTCGTCCGCGACAAGACCACCCGCGAGAGCTACCCCTACGGCCTGCAGGTCGGCGCCCACGTCTGCCTCCACGCCCGGCAATACGGCGTCATTCTCCGGCCCTTGGCCGATACGATCGTCATCTTGCCTCCCTTGGCCATCTCCCTCCCCAACCTCGAACACCTGCTGCTCACGATCGAGCGATGCATCGACGAGACTGTCCCCCGCATCCGGAACGGCGCTCGCCCAGACGGCCCCGGTAGCGACGGGCTGGAATGA
- a CDS encoding 3-ketoacyl-ACP reductase: MPEKKRVALVTGGSRGIGRGICLALAQDGFAVVVNYNSNSDAALHTKHMIEQMGGTAEICQADITTVEHRELLVDHCMETFGRLDVLVNNAGIAPPERRDLLEMTEASYDLVMATNLRAPFFLAQRVARLMIEQRKNRSIPAASIINVSSVSAYAASINRGEYCISKAGLSMITTLLAVRLAEEGINVYEIRPGIIATDMTAGVKEKYDRLIREGFTPIRRWGQPADVGKAVAMLARGDLPFSTGEVINVDGGYALRYF; this comes from the coding sequence ATGCCTGAAAAGAAGCGCGTCGCCCTGGTCACGGGCGGGTCGAGGGGAATCGGCCGAGGCATCTGCCTGGCCCTGGCCCAGGACGGATTCGCCGTCGTCGTCAACTACAACAGCAACAGTGACGCCGCTCTCCACACCAAGCATATGATCGAGCAGATGGGCGGCACAGCCGAGATCTGCCAGGCGGATATCACAACCGTCGAACACCGCGAATTGCTGGTCGATCACTGCATGGAAACATTCGGCCGCCTCGACGTCCTGGTCAACAACGCGGGCATCGCCCCGCCTGAGCGACGCGACCTGCTGGAAATGACCGAGGCGAGTTACGACCTGGTCATGGCCACCAATCTCCGGGCCCCTTTCTTCCTCGCCCAACGGGTCGCCCGCCTCATGATCGAACAGAGAAAGAACCGCTCCATCCCCGCCGCCTCGATCATCAATGTCTCCTCGGTCAGCGCCTACGCCGCCAGCATCAACCGGGGCGAGTACTGCATCAGCAAGGCAGGCCTCTCCATGATCACCACCCTCCTGGCCGTCCGACTGGCCGAAGAAGGAATCAACGTCTACGAGATCCGCCCAGGCATCATCGCCACGGACATGACCGCAGGTGTCAAGGAAAAGTACGACCGCCTGATCAGAGAGGGCTTCACGCCAATCCGCCGGTGGGGCCAGCCCGCCGATGTCGGCAAGGCCGTGGCCATGCTCGCTCGAGGCGACCTGCCCTTCTCGACCGGCGAGGTGATCAACGTCGACGGCGGCTACGCCTTGCGGTACTTCTGA
- a CDS encoding sugar kinase — MSTLNIKPAPSCRWDAVALGEIMLRLDPGEERIRTTRQFRIWEGGGEYNVARGLRRCFGLRTAVVTAIADNEVGRLLEDCILQGGVDMSHVKWVKFDGVGRKVRNGLNFTERGFGVRAAKGCSDRGHTAASQLKVGDIDFKSIFVQEGARWLHCGGIFAALSETTQAVAKEAMIAAKEAGTIVSYDLNYRPSLWQDIGGKARAQQVNQELARYVDVMIGNEEDFSAALGFEVPGLDEQLAELDPRHFKTMITKAVAKYPNFKAVATTLRHARTATINDWGAILFLDGKFYEAPQRPNLEILDRVGGGDSFASGLIYGFLAGKSPEQCVNCGAAHGALAMTTPGDTSMATLDEVERVMKGGTARVAR; from the coding sequence ATTTCCACCCTGAACATCAAACCCGCCCCATCCTGCCGATGGGACGCAGTCGCGCTGGGCGAAATCATGCTTCGGCTCGATCCGGGCGAAGAACGCATTCGCACCACACGCCAATTCCGAATCTGGGAAGGAGGCGGCGAGTACAACGTGGCCCGCGGACTCCGGCGATGCTTCGGACTGAGAACGGCCGTGGTGACGGCCATCGCCGATAACGAGGTCGGACGGTTGCTGGAAGACTGCATCCTCCAGGGCGGCGTGGACATGTCCCACGTCAAGTGGGTGAAATTCGACGGAGTCGGACGAAAAGTCCGCAACGGACTCAACTTCACCGAGCGGGGGTTCGGTGTCCGGGCGGCAAAGGGCTGCTCGGACCGCGGCCATACCGCCGCCTCACAGCTCAAGGTCGGCGACATCGACTTCAAGAGCATCTTCGTACAGGAGGGAGCCCGCTGGCTCCATTGCGGCGGCATCTTCGCCGCACTATCCGAGACGACCCAAGCCGTGGCCAAAGAGGCAATGATCGCGGCCAAGGAGGCCGGTACCATCGTCTCCTACGATCTCAACTACCGCCCGTCGCTTTGGCAGGACATCGGCGGAAAGGCCAGGGCCCAGCAGGTCAATCAGGAACTGGCCAGGTATGTCGACGTCATGATCGGTAACGAGGAAGACTTCAGCGCCGCACTGGGTTTCGAAGTACCAGGCCTGGACGAGCAACTCGCGGAACTCGATCCTCGTCACTTCAAGACCATGATCACCAAGGCGGTCGCCAAGTATCCGAACTTCAAAGCAGTCGCCACCACCCTGCGCCACGCCAGAACGGCCACCATCAACGACTGGGGCGCGATTCTGTTCCTCGACGGCAAATTCTACGAGGCCCCCCAACGCCCTAATCTCGAAATCCTCGACCGGGTGGGCGGCGGCGACAGCTTCGCCAGCGGACTGATCTACGGCTTCCTGGCCGGCAAATCACCCGAACAGTGTGTCAACTGCGGGGCAGCCCACGGAGCCCTGGCCATGACCACGCCGGGAGACACCAGCATGGCAACACTCGACGAGGTCGAGAGGGTCATGAAAGGCGGGACCGCTCGGGTAGCCCGTTAG
- a CDS encoding M55 family metallopeptidase: MNVFISADIEGICGVMAQTHWSADGADYKRACGWMVEEVNAAVEGAVEAGAKRIVVKDSHGAGTNIELERLHPFAELISGWGPLRSMVEGIDETFDVVLLIGYHARATTAGGTLAHTWSSNVMALEVNDKPLGETGWAATFAGHFGVPVVMVTGDDKLVAQVKEELPQGVYTVMTKTGWGPNAARMRPIQQVRDEIRRTAAKAVLDAESIPPLKPGFPAALRIRFRNWEGLHACEAVPHVRRVDPQTFECRVADALEAQKYFATLHRLANT; this comes from the coding sequence GTGAACGTGTTCATTTCGGCTGATATTGAGGGCATTTGTGGGGTGATGGCCCAGACCCATTGGTCCGCGGATGGTGCGGACTACAAGCGAGCATGTGGCTGGATGGTGGAAGAGGTGAACGCGGCCGTCGAAGGGGCGGTTGAAGCGGGGGCCAAGCGGATTGTGGTCAAGGACTCCCATGGTGCGGGTACGAATATTGAATTGGAGCGGCTTCATCCTTTCGCGGAGCTGATCAGTGGATGGGGACCTCTCCGGAGCATGGTTGAAGGGATCGACGAGACCTTCGACGTTGTATTGCTCATCGGCTACCACGCGCGGGCGACGACGGCCGGGGGGACGCTGGCTCACACCTGGTCGAGCAATGTGATGGCCCTGGAGGTCAACGACAAGCCCCTGGGCGAGACCGGGTGGGCTGCGACCTTTGCCGGTCATTTTGGCGTTCCCGTCGTCATGGTGACCGGCGACGACAAGCTTGTGGCCCAGGTCAAGGAGGAGCTTCCCCAGGGCGTGTACACGGTGATGACGAAGACGGGCTGGGGTCCCAATGCCGCCCGCATGCGTCCGATACAGCAGGTTCGAGACGAGATTCGCCGCACGGCGGCCAAAGCGGTGCTTGACGCTGAGTCGATCCCGCCCCTCAAGCCCGGTTTTCCGGCCGCGCTGAGGATTCGGTTTCGCAACTGGGAAGGTTTGCACGCTTGTGAAGCGGTGCCGCATGTTCGGAGAGTGGATCCGCAGACGTTTGAGTGTCGGGTGGCAGACGCCCTCGAGGCTCAGAAGTACTTTGCCACGCTTCACCGCCTGGCCAACACCTGA